From a single Candidatus Brevundimonas phytovorans genomic region:
- a CDS encoding mechanosensitive ion channel family protein, protein MPQFVTNLTHTIFTLWAQFHWLPEWAVISIITAVFVFIGWAANQVVFALLKLAVRNRDVFWKGMLGRARLKVRIAVMIIALALAVTVSPLDPEPSLFIRRTLLFAFILVCGWMLAGAVDMGAVVHLKKFNMDTEDNLLARKHVTQTRILQRVAAILIGLITLGLALLTIPGVRQWGLSLLASAGVVGIVAGLALQPFLTNLLAGIQIATAQPIRLDDAVIVEGEWGRVEEITSTYVVVKLWDWRRMILPLTYFIQKPFQNWTREDSRLIGVAFLYVDYEAPIDRLRVKLESIAHASPLWDGDVVSLQVTDITERVAQVRCLTSARNASLAFDLRCEVREKMLAFMRDECPQALPRDRVDLDRNNGGHLPPLHGEGG, encoded by the coding sequence ATGCCCCAGTTCGTGACCAATCTGACCCACACCATCTTCACCCTGTGGGCCCAGTTCCACTGGCTGCCGGAATGGGCGGTGATCTCGATCATCACCGCCGTCTTCGTCTTCATCGGCTGGGCGGCCAACCAGGTCGTCTTCGCCCTGCTGAAGCTGGCCGTGCGCAACCGCGATGTCTTCTGGAAGGGGATGCTGGGCCGCGCCCGGCTCAAGGTTCGCATCGCCGTGATGATCATCGCCCTGGCGCTGGCGGTCACGGTCTCGCCGCTGGACCCGGAACCTTCGCTCTTCATTCGCCGGACCCTGTTGTTCGCCTTCATCCTGGTGTGCGGATGGATGCTGGCGGGTGCGGTCGACATGGGGGCGGTCGTCCATCTGAAGAAGTTCAACATGGACACAGAGGACAACCTCCTGGCCCGCAAGCACGTCACTCAGACGCGCATTCTGCAAAGGGTGGCCGCCATCCTGATCGGTCTGATCACCCTGGGTCTGGCGCTTCTGACCATTCCGGGGGTCAGGCAATGGGGGCTGTCGCTGCTGGCCTCGGCGGGGGTGGTCGGCATTGTCGCCGGTCTGGCGCTGCAACCCTTCCTGACCAATCTTCTGGCGGGCATCCAGATCGCCACGGCGCAGCCGATCCGGCTTGACGACGCTGTCATCGTCGAGGGCGAGTGGGGCCGCGTCGAGGAGATCACCTCGACCTATGTGGTGGTCAAGCTGTGGGACTGGCGGCGGATGATCCTGCCGCTGACCTATTTCATCCAGAAGCCCTTCCAGAACTGGACCCGCGAGGATTCGCGCCTGATCGGGGTCGCCTTTCTCTATGTGGACTATGAGGCGCCGATCGACCGCCTGCGGGTCAAGCTGGAATCCATCGCCCACGCCTCGCCCCTGTGGGACGGCGACGTGGTCTCCCTGCAGGTCACCGACATCACCGAGCGCGTGGCCCAGGTTCGCTGCCTGACTAGCGCCCGCAACGCCTCCCTGGCCTTCGACCTGCGCTGCGAAGTGCGCGAGAAGATGCTGGCCTTCATGCGCGATGAATGCCCCCAGGCCCTGCCGAGGGATCGCGTGGATCTGGATCGGAACAACGGCGGCCATCTCCCTCCCCTTCATGGGGAGGGTGGCTGA
- the murG gene encoding undecaprenyldiphospho-muramoylpentapeptide beta-N-acetylglucosaminyltransferase, with protein MSKVCVVAAGGTGGHMFPAEALARELASRGWRVVLATDARGEQYAHAFPAEERLALDAATGSGPIGLLKAGLAILKGVGQAQSAFARIGADVVVGFGGYPSAPALVAAVATRRPTLIHEQNAVLGRTNRMLAPAVGTVASAFPTLGRAPAKVKARARLVGNPVRPDIRALFDRAYVAPAGDGPIHVLVTGGSQGARILSETAPRALAALPEAIRSRLKVQQQSRPETLESARQIYLEAGIAAEVAPFFRDMADRLSQAHLVIGRAGASTCSELAVAALPSVLIPLKIAMDDHQTLNARALSDAGAARVIAEDEVTIDSLAAALAEVLSDPARLTAMSAAARSVAIPDAAARLADLVEAAV; from the coding sequence ATGAGCAAGGTCTGCGTCGTCGCCGCCGGGGGCACTGGCGGCCATATGTTCCCCGCCGAGGCCCTGGCCCGCGAACTGGCCTCGCGCGGCTGGCGCGTGGTGCTGGCCACCGACGCGCGCGGCGAGCAATACGCCCACGCCTTTCCCGCCGAGGAGCGTCTGGCGCTGGACGCGGCGACCGGCTCTGGCCCGATCGGTCTGCTGAAGGCGGGTCTGGCCATCCTCAAGGGGGTGGGGCAGGCGCAGTCGGCCTTCGCCCGCATCGGCGCGGACGTGGTCGTCGGCTTCGGCGGCTATCCGTCGGCCCCGGCCCTGGTCGCCGCCGTGGCGACGCGCCGTCCGACCCTGATCCATGAACAGAACGCGGTGCTGGGCCGCACCAACCGGATGCTGGCTCCGGCGGTCGGCACGGTGGCCTCGGCCTTCCCGACCCTGGGCCGCGCCCCGGCCAAGGTGAAGGCCCGCGCCCGGCTTGTCGGCAACCCGGTCCGGCCCGACATCCGCGCCCTGTTCGACCGCGCCTATGTCGCCCCCGCCGGCGACGGCCCGATCCATGTCCTCGTCACCGGCGGCAGCCAGGGCGCCCGCATCCTGTCCGAGACCGCGCCCCGCGCGCTCGCCGCCCTGCCCGAGGCCATCCGCAGCCGCCTCAAGGTCCAGCAGCAGTCGCGACCCGAGACCCTGGAAAGCGCGCGTCAGATCTATCTGGAGGCCGGCATCGCCGCCGAGGTCGCCCCCTTCTTCCGCGACATGGCCGACCGCCTGTCCCAGGCGCATCTGGTCATCGGCCGCGCCGGGGCCTCAACCTGTTCGGAACTGGCCGTGGCGGCCCTGCCGTCCGTCCTGATCCCGCTGAAGATCGCCATGGACGACCACCAGACCCTGAACGCCCGCGCCCTGTCCGACGCCGGCGCCGCCCGCGTCATCGCCGAGGACGAGGTGACGATCGACAGCCTGGCCGCCGCCCTGGCCGAGGTCCTGTCCGATCCCGCGCGCCTGACCGCCATGTCCGCCGCCGCCCGCTCGGTCGCCATCCCCGACGCGGCGGCGCGCCTGGCTGATCTGGTCGAAGCGGCGGTCTGA
- a CDS encoding putative peptidoglycan glycosyltransferase FtsW has translation MSQSYSHPFSRNDQSLIARWFWTVDRGLLGAALTLVALGVSLSFASSPAAILADESITDPFHYSWRMIVWASMGTGLMLTTSLLSPRGVRRIAVLALFGAIVVMAALPFIGDTVKGAARWVNLGPFSLQPSEFAKPGLIVFAAWMFAEAQKGQGVPGVSIAFGLWALTVGLLLIQPDIGQTLLITTTFMAVFFMAGVPLKWVAVIAAMGAGGVVSLYFTFSHMRDRLSRFLSPETTDTHQIDKASEAIRAGGLVGRGIGEGVMKRSVPDLHTDFIYSVGAEEFGLVLSLILIGLYAFIVIRGMKKAMKLNDPFEQTAAAGLFMLIGLQACINVAVNLNLIPTKGMTLPFISYGGSSMMAMGLTMGFALALTRRRPGAYEPGSNISPPRRRLLP, from the coding sequence ATGAGCCAGAGCTACAGCCACCCCTTTTCGCGCAATGATCAGAGCCTGATCGCGCGCTGGTTCTGGACCGTGGATCGCGGCCTGCTGGGCGCGGCCCTGACGCTGGTGGCGCTGGGCGTCTCGCTCAGCTTCGCCTCCAGCCCCGCCGCCATTCTGGCCGACGAGTCGATCACCGATCCCTTCCACTATTCCTGGCGGATGATCGTCTGGGCCTCGATGGGCACAGGCCTGATGCTGACCACCTCCCTGCTGTCGCCGCGCGGCGTGCGGCGGATCGCGGTCCTGGCCCTGTTCGGGGCCATTGTGGTCATGGCGGCCCTGCCGTTTATCGGCGACACGGTGAAGGGCGCCGCGCGCTGGGTGAACCTCGGCCCGTTCAGTCTGCAGCCGTCCGAGTTCGCCAAGCCCGGCCTGATCGTCTTCGCCGCCTGGATGTTCGCGGAGGCCCAGAAGGGGCAGGGGGTGCCCGGCGTCAGCATCGCCTTCGGCCTCTGGGCCCTGACGGTCGGCCTGCTGCTGATCCAGCCCGACATCGGCCAGACCCTGCTGATCACCACCACCTTCATGGCTGTCTTCTTCATGGCCGGCGTGCCGCTGAAGTGGGTGGCCGTCATCGCCGCCATGGGGGCGGGCGGGGTGGTGTCGCTGTATTTCACCTTCAGCCACATGCGCGACCGCCTCAGCCGCTTCCTGTCGCCCGAGACGACCGACACCCACCAGATCGACAAGGCGTCCGAGGCCATCCGCGCCGGCGGCCTGGTCGGGCGCGGCATCGGCGAAGGCGTGATGAAGCGCTCGGTTCCCGACCTGCACACCGACTTCATCTATTCGGTCGGCGCCGAGGAGTTCGGCCTGGTCCTCAGCCTGATCCTGATCGGCCTCTACGCCTTCATCGTCATTCGCGGGATGAAGAAGGCGATGAAGCTGAACGACCCGTTCGAGCAGACGGCGGCGGCGGGCCTCTTCATGCTGATCGGGCTGCAGGCCTGCATCAATGTGGCGGTGAACCTGAACCTGATCCCGACCAAGGGCATGACGCTGCCCTTCATCAGCTATGGCGGCTCGTCGATGATGGCCATGGGCCTGACCATGGGGTTTGCGCTGGCCCTGACGCGCCGCCGTCCGGGCGCCTATGAGCCGGGCTCCAACATCTCCCCGCCGCGTCGTCGCCTGCTGCCGTAA
- the murD gene encoding UDP-N-acetylmuramoyl-L-alanine--D-glutamate ligase yields MIPVPGFEGRRVAVFGLGRSGITAARALQAGGAVPVLWDDGVSGRMQAEAEGFLVEDLTRADWSGFAALVLSPGAPLTHPKPHWTVERAHQAGVPVIGDVELFARALDALPQGQRPRVVAITGTNGKSTTTALIGWVLKSAGLTVHIGGNIGIGVLALPAPTPDAVYVIEVSSYQLDLTTRFAPDVAILTNISPDHLDRHGGMEGYVAAKRRIFQAQGPEALALVGVDEAWGQGIATDLRARGRRICTVSTSAHPRGGGDPVRAVSTTLAESQQPKNWVPASAGMSGIEAAPGVLTADGDVLADLSAARSLPGRHNAQNAAFAYAAARALGVPHEAAVEGLLTFPGLAHRMEAVGRLGSIRFINDSKGTNADAARQALASYPSVFWIAGGKAKEGGIDALRDLFPHVAKAYLIGEAADAFSVTLADTPHVVAQTMERAVELAAADAAKAGGEQVVLLSPACASFDQFPDFEVRGEAFRAAVLALGAKPEPAA; encoded by the coding sequence ATGATCCCGGTTCCCGGTTTCGAAGGCAGACGGGTCGCGGTCTTCGGCCTGGGCCGGTCCGGGATCACGGCGGCGCGCGCGCTTCAGGCCGGCGGCGCCGTCCCCGTCCTGTGGGACGACGGCGTCTCGGGCCGGATGCAGGCCGAGGCGGAAGGGTTCCTCGTCGAGGACCTGACCCGCGCCGACTGGTCGGGCTTCGCCGCTCTGGTCCTGTCGCCCGGCGCGCCCTTGACCCATCCCAAACCGCACTGGACCGTCGAGCGCGCCCATCAGGCAGGTGTCCCGGTCATCGGCGACGTTGAACTGTTCGCCCGCGCTTTGGACGCCCTGCCGCAAGGCCAGCGCCCCCGCGTCGTCGCCATCACCGGCACCAACGGCAAGTCCACCACCACGGCCCTGATCGGCTGGGTGCTGAAGTCGGCGGGCCTGACCGTCCACATCGGCGGCAACATCGGCATCGGCGTCCTGGCCCTGCCGGCGCCGACGCCCGACGCCGTCTATGTCATCGAGGTCTCGTCCTATCAGCTGGACCTGACCACCCGCTTCGCCCCCGACGTGGCCATCCTGACCAACATCAGCCCCGACCACCTGGACCGCCACGGCGGCATGGAAGGCTATGTCGCCGCCAAGCGCCGCATCTTCCAGGCGCAGGGGCCAGAGGCGCTGGCCCTGGTCGGCGTGGACGAAGCCTGGGGGCAGGGGATCGCCACGGACCTGCGGGCGCGCGGGCGACGCATCTGTACGGTTTCTACTTCCGCTCATCCCCGCGGAGGCGGGGACCCAGTGAGAGCCGTGTCCACAACGCTGGCCGAATCTCAGCAGCCAAAGAACTGGGTCCCCGCCTCCGCGGGGATGAGCGGGATTGAGGCTGCGCCCGGCGTACTGACGGCGGACGGCGATGTGCTGGCCGACCTCTCCGCCGCCCGCTCACTCCCCGGCCGTCACAACGCCCAGAACGCCGCCTTCGCCTACGCCGCCGCCCGCGCCCTGGGCGTGCCGCACGAGGCGGCGGTCGAAGGCCTGCTGACCTTCCCCGGTCTGGCGCACCGCATGGAGGCCGTAGGTCGTCTGGGTTCCATCCGCTTCATCAACGACTCCAAGGGCACCAACGCCGACGCCGCGCGTCAGGCCCTGGCCTCCTACCCCTCCGTCTTCTGGATCGCGGGCGGCAAGGCCAAGGAGGGCGGCATCGACGCCTTGCGCGACCTCTTCCCCCACGTCGCCAAGGCCTATCTGATCGGCGAGGCCGCCGACGCCTTCTCCGTCACCCTGGCCGACACCCCGCACGTGGTCGCCCAGACTATGGAACGCGCCGTGGAGCTGGCCGCCGCCGACGCCGCGAAAGCCGGCGGCGAGCAGGTCGTCCTGCTGTCCCCCGCATGCGCCAGCTTCGACCAGTTCCCCGATTTCGAGGTGCGGGGCGAAGCCTTCCGCGCCGCCGTGCTGGCGCTGGGCGCCAAGCCTGAGCCCGCCGCATGA
- the mraY gene encoding phospho-N-acetylmuramoyl-pentapeptide-transferase gives MFYLLYLYYADIAQEYPLLHLIQYQTVRVALAMATAMIVAVAMGSRFINWIRAKQGRGQPIREDGPVSHLSKVGTPTMGGLMILAGIGVAVFLWGDLTNPYIWIVSGVTAAFGVLGFIDDYAKVTKQTSAGLTSKQKLAAQAVVAVIAGILTVVWMTYSPTSPGLETSIAFPFLKAILLNIGWFYVAFAAFTIIGFSNAVNLTDGLDGLAIVPVMMAAGAFGIISYLVGNFLFADYLQVHHVPGAGELAIFCAAMIGGGMGFLWYNAPPAKIFMGDTGSLALGGALGSIAVATKHELVLGIVGGLFVVEAASVMIQVGYFKLTGKRIFLMAPIHHHFEKMGWPESTVVIRFWIVAAMLALLGLATLKLR, from the coding sequence ATGTTCTACCTGCTCTATCTCTACTATGCGGACATCGCGCAGGAATATCCGCTGCTGCACCTGATCCAGTATCAGACGGTGCGCGTCGCCCTGGCCATGGCCACGGCCATGATTGTCGCCGTCGCCATGGGCAGCCGCTTCATCAACTGGATTCGCGCCAAGCAGGGCCGGGGTCAGCCGATCCGCGAGGACGGCCCGGTGTCGCACCTGTCCAAGGTCGGCACCCCGACCATGGGCGGGCTGATGATCCTGGCGGGCATCGGCGTGGCGGTCTTCCTCTGGGGCGACCTGACCAACCCCTATATCTGGATCGTTTCCGGCGTGACGGCGGCCTTTGGCGTCCTGGGCTTCATCGACGATTACGCCAAGGTGACCAAGCAGACCTCGGCGGGCCTGACCTCGAAACAGAAGCTGGCGGCCCAGGCGGTCGTGGCCGTGATCGCGGGCATCCTGACCGTGGTCTGGATGACCTATTCCCCGACCTCGCCGGGTCTGGAAACCTCGATCGCCTTCCCCTTCCTGAAGGCCATCCTGCTCAACATCGGCTGGTTCTATGTGGCCTTCGCCGCCTTCACCATCATCGGCTTCTCCAACGCCGTGAACCTGACCGACGGTCTGGACGGTCTGGCCATCGTGCCGGTGATGATGGCGGCCGGCGCCTTCGGCATCATCTCCTATCTGGTCGGCAACTTCCTGTTCGCCGACTATCTGCAGGTCCACCACGTGCCCGGCGCGGGCGAGCTGGCCATCTTCTGCGCCGCCATGATCGGCGGCGGCATGGGCTTCCTCTGGTACAACGCCCCGCCCGCCAAGATCTTCATGGGCGACACCGGTTCGCTGGCCCTGGGCGGCGCGCTCGGCTCCATCGCCGTGGCCACGAAGCACGAGCTGGTGCTGGGCATCGTCGGCGGCCTGTTCGTGGTCGAGGCCGCCTCGGTCATGATCCAGGTCGGCTACTTCAAGCTGACTGGCAAGCGCATCTTCCTGATGGCGCCCATCCACCACCATTTCGAGAAGATGGGCTGGCCGGAATCGACCGTGGTCATCCGTTTCTGGATCGTCGCCGCCATGCTGGCGCTGCTCGGTCTGGCCACGCTGAAGCTGCGCTGA